A single window of Haliotis asinina isolate JCU_RB_2024 chromosome 5, JCU_Hal_asi_v2, whole genome shotgun sequence DNA harbors:
- the LOC137283186 gene encoding N6-adenosine-methyltransferase non-catalytic subunit-like, whose translation MGDRLKELREKSLKRKQLLAQALGVSSPDGLKTVLKTGDGQDEKKPSTSSQPDVPVVKKRTEEQQAEEPHIWSDPNQKQKDNDGEKDDFDTEELYRDSSTFLKGLQSANPHNDYCQNFVDTGERPQNFIRDVGLANRFEEYPKLRELIRLKDELISKTSSPPMYYNCDLETFDLRELQCKFDVILVEPPLVEYQRTKGVVFDRYWNWDEIERLDVPSIAAQRSFLWIWCGNAEGLERGRQCLKRWGFRRCEDICWIKTNIKNPGHNKNLEPNAIFQRTKEHCLMGIKGTVKRSTDGDFIHANVDIDLIIEEEPAYGCKDKPVEIFHIIEHFCLGRRRIHLFARDSTIRPGWLSIGSEVTSSNFDPEVYARLFPDESHHVTGCTEEIERLRPKSPQPKNKNNNSDRGGKGQGRGSNNRGGQQRGGHSNRNMRGGHPGRGNMRRGMGRGGFKPRNAR comes from the exons TTGGGTGTCAGTTCTCCAGATGGATTAAAAACAGTGCTCAAAACAGGAGATGGTCAAGATGAAAAAAAGCCATCGAC AAGCAGCCAACCTGATGTCCCAGTTGTGAAGAAAAGAACAGAGGAGCAACAGGCAGAGGAGCCACACATCTGGAGTGATCCCAACCAAAAACAGAAAGAT AATGATGGAGAAAAAGATGACTTTGATACAGAGGAGTTGTATAGAGACTCTAGCACCTTCTTGAAG GGGCTGCAGAGTGCCAATCCTCACAATGACTACTGCCAAAACTTTGTAGACACCGGGGAAAGACCCCAGAATTTCATTCGTGATGTTG GTCTAGCCAACAGGTTTGAGGAGTATCCCAAACTGCGGGAACTTATTCGACTAAAGGATGAACTCATATCCAAAACCAGTTCTCCCCCCAT GTACTACAACTGTGACCTAGAGACGTTTGACCTCCGAGAGCTCCAGTGTAAGTTCGATGTGATCCTGGTTGAACCCCCTCTGGTGGAGTACCAGAGAACTAAAGGCGTTGTGTTTGATCGGTACTGGAACTGGGATGAG ATTGAACGCTTGGATGTTCCTTCAATAGCAGCCCAGAGGTCTTTCTTGTGGATCTGGTGTGGGAATGCTGAGGGTCTTGAAAGAGGCAGACAG TGTTTGAAGAGATGGGGTTTCAGGAGATGTGAAGATATTTGTTGGATCAAGACTAACATTAAGAATCCAGGTCACAACAAAAATCTGGAACCCAATGCTATCTTCCAGAGAACAAAG GAACACTGTCTGATGGGGATCAAGGGTACAGTGAAGAGAAGCACAGACGGAGACTTCATCCATGCCAACGTTGACATAGACCTCATTATAGAAGAGGAGCCTGCTTATGGCTGTAAGGACAAGCCTGTAGAAATATTCCATATCATTGAACACTTCTGTCTTGGGAGGAGAAGAATCCATTTGTTTGCCCGAGACAGTACCATCAGACCAGGCTGGCTGTCTATTGGTTCAGAAGTCACAAGCAGTAACTTTGATCCTGAGGTTTATGCCCGACTGTTTCCAGACGAGTCTCATCATGTGACAGGATGTACGGAGGAGATTGAGAGACTTCGACCAAAGTCACCTCAgcccaaaaataaaaataataattcagATCGGGGAGGAAAGGGTCAAGGGAGAGGTTCAAACAACCGTGGTGGGCAACAAAGGGGAGGTCACTCTAATCGCAACATGAGAGGGGGACATCCAGGCAGAGGCAACATGAGAAGGGGTATGGGACGAGGTGGGTTCAAACCCAGGAATGCACGATAG